From Nocardioides sp. HDW12B, the proteins below share one genomic window:
- a CDS encoding AzlD domain-containing protein: MSPPVQGAALWWLILGLVVVTAVIKAAGPVALGGRDLPAWFGRVIALMAAALLAALVVTSTFADGQRWSVGAHTVGVALAGVLLWRGRSLVLAVAVAVTVTALLRALT, translated from the coding sequence ATGAGCCCGCCGGTGCAGGGCGCCGCCCTCTGGTGGCTGATCCTCGGTCTCGTGGTCGTGACGGCCGTCATCAAGGCCGCCGGCCCGGTCGCGCTCGGAGGTCGGGACCTGCCGGCCTGGTTCGGCCGGGTCATCGCGCTGATGGCGGCCGCCCTGCTGGCGGCACTTGTGGTGACCTCGACCTTCGCCGACGGCCAGCGCTGGTCGGTGGGCGCCCACACCGTGGGCGTCGCCCTCGCCGGAGTCCTCCTCTGGCGAGGGCGTTCCCTCGTCCTCGCGGTGGCCGTCGCGGTCACCGTGACGGCGCTGCTGCGCGCCCTCACCTGA
- a CDS encoding AzlC family ABC transporter permease has protein sequence MPDGPDRDDEDGPPGETGPGLTRAESFRDGVRRGLPFAAVGFVLSLSFGVLARQAGFSALQAVATSALVFAGSAQFAALSIVVAGGGVGAAVSAAGLMNARFLAMGIALAPSLPGSAPARAAQGQAVVDSSWAMANRRDGSFDRWLLFGATAPQYLTWVLGTTTGAFAGDQLGDVERFGLDAVYPTFFLGLVIAELRDARSRVVALLGAVIALALVPLTPPGVPILAAAAAALLGLTRYGEAR, from the coding sequence GTGCCCGATGGACCCGACCGCGACGACGAGGACGGGCCGCCCGGGGAGACCGGGCCGGGCCTCACGCGGGCGGAGTCCTTCCGCGACGGGGTGCGCCGCGGTCTGCCCTTCGCCGCCGTGGGGTTCGTGCTGTCGCTGAGCTTCGGCGTGCTCGCGCGCCAGGCCGGCTTCTCCGCGCTGCAGGCGGTGGCGACCTCGGCGCTGGTCTTCGCCGGGTCCGCCCAGTTCGCCGCGCTGTCGATCGTGGTCGCCGGGGGCGGGGTCGGGGCCGCGGTGTCGGCCGCGGGGCTGATGAACGCGCGCTTCCTCGCGATGGGGATCGCGCTGGCGCCGTCGCTGCCCGGCTCGGCCCCGGCGCGCGCGGCACAGGGCCAGGCGGTCGTCGACAGCTCGTGGGCCATGGCGAACCGGCGCGACGGCTCGTTCGACCGGTGGCTGCTGTTCGGGGCGACCGCCCCGCAGTACCTCACCTGGGTGCTCGGCACGACGACCGGGGCCTTCGCCGGTGACCAGCTGGGGGACGTCGAGCGCTTCGGTCTCGACGCGGTCTACCCCACGTTCTTCCTCGGGCTCGTGATCGCGGAGCTGCGCGACGCGCGGTCGCGGGTGGTGGCGCTGCTGGGCGCGGTCATCGCGCTGGCGCTGGTGCCCCTCACGCCACCGGGCGTGCCGATCCTCGCCGCGGCGGCCGCCGCGCTGCTCGGGCTGACCCGCTACGGGGAGGCCCGATGA
- a CDS encoding TetR/AcrR family transcriptional regulator, translating to MATTRMSHDDRSTQLLDVAEALFTTRGYDKVSVEDIARGAGVSRPIVYQHFGSKEGLFLACAIRAREEFEASLTAAHLASDGDLATFVERGGNLLFDLLFDQPSRWALLFSGAVGESGDLAVQLSQLRFSTVGKLGLLAGEYAPGLDTEELQAFANAISGISDSFCRWSLHNPEIPRSRILGYYRDFITSAITAAQLRSAERARARIQERVVEERALAEG from the coding sequence ATGGCAACAACCCGTATGTCCCACGACGACCGGAGCACGCAGCTCCTGGACGTGGCCGAGGCGCTCTTCACCACGCGCGGCTACGACAAGGTCTCGGTCGAGGACATCGCGCGCGGGGCCGGCGTCAGCCGGCCCATCGTCTACCAGCACTTCGGCAGCAAGGAAGGCCTGTTCCTCGCCTGCGCGATCCGCGCCCGCGAGGAGTTCGAGGCCTCGCTCACCGCGGCCCACCTCGCCTCGGACGGCGACCTGGCCACCTTCGTCGAGCGCGGGGGCAACCTGCTCTTCGACCTGCTCTTCGACCAACCGAGCCGGTGGGCGCTGCTGTTCAGCGGCGCCGTCGGCGAGAGCGGGGACCTGGCGGTCCAGCTGTCGCAGCTGCGGTTCTCCACCGTCGGCAAGCTCGGCCTCCTCGCGGGCGAGTACGCCCCCGGTCTCGACACAGAGGAGCTGCAGGCCTTCGCCAACGCCATCTCCGGCATCAGCGACTCCTTCTGCCGCTGGTCGCTGCACAACCCGGAGATCCCGCGCAGCCGCATCCTGGGCTACTACCGCGACTTCATCACCAGCGCGATCACCGCGGCACAGCTGCGCAGCGCCGAGCGTGCCCGGGCCCGCATCCAGGAGCGGGTCGTCGAGGAGCGGGCGCTCGCCGAGGGCTGA
- a CDS encoding M23 family metallopeptidase: MSTRRTAIRRTLGMTVVTTLVAAPAAVAVGEYPVAGVAATVGSTVIEAKSGLGGSDLGSAGASSVSGASARPAIADKILDRDTRVSRSGTRVVPAVSQEPQPVATPVVIREEVRWVLPVSGYDLTGRFGSVSGLWSSSHTGLDFAAPTGTPIRSIADGVVTEAGYDGSYGYKTVVTLPDGSEAWYCHQNELSVSKGQQLSAGEVLGYVGATGNVTGSHLHLEIRQGDQPVDPASFLAAQGIAP, from the coding sequence ATGTCGACACGTCGAACCGCCATCAGGCGCACGCTCGGGATGACCGTGGTGACCACGCTGGTCGCCGCCCCCGCTGCCGTCGCCGTAGGTGAGTACCCGGTCGCCGGAGTGGCCGCCACCGTCGGATCCACCGTCATCGAGGCCAAGAGCGGCCTCGGGGGCTCTGACCTCGGCTCCGCCGGGGCCTCGAGCGTCTCGGGCGCCTCCGCGCGGCCCGCCATCGCCGACAAGATCCTGGACCGCGACACCCGCGTGTCCCGCTCGGGCACCCGCGTCGTGCCCGCCGTGAGCCAGGAGCCGCAGCCCGTCGCCACGCCCGTGGTGATCCGCGAGGAGGTCCGCTGGGTGCTCCCCGTGAGCGGCTACGACCTCACCGGGCGTTTCGGGTCCGTCAGCGGTCTCTGGTCGAGCAGCCACACCGGGCTGGACTTCGCCGCCCCGACGGGCACGCCGATCCGCTCCATCGCCGACGGCGTGGTCACCGAGGCCGGCTACGACGGCTCCTACGGCTACAAGACCGTCGTCACGCTGCCCGACGGCAGCGAGGCGTGGTACTGCCACCAGAACGAGCTGAGCGTCAGCAAGGGCCAGCAGCTCTCGGCCGGCGAGGTGCTCGGCTACGTCGGCGCGACCGGCAACGTGACCGGCTCGCACCTCCACCTGGAGATCCGCCAGGGCGACCAGCCCGTCGACCCGGCGTCCTTCCTGGCCGCCCAGGGCATCGCTCCCTGA
- a CDS encoding LLM class F420-dependent oxidoreductase — translation MEHGIVLFTSDRGITPAAAARAAERAGFSTFYVPEHTHIPVRREAAHPGTGDASLPDDRYARTLDPWVALASAATVTSTIRLATAVALPVEHDPITLAKTVATLDHLSGGRVTLGAGFGWNTDELADHGVPAPRRRTVLREYVEAMRALWTQDEASYDGEFVSFGASWAFPKPVQAYVPVVVGADAGPKTFAWIARSADGWMTTPRQQDVEGQAGRLRDAWGAAGRGGAPEIHVLATSRPDPARLAAWDAAGVTHAIWGLPDRSEDEVVASLARQGERLGLVPRD, via the coding sequence ATGGAGCACGGGATCGTGCTGTTCACCAGCGACCGCGGCATCACACCGGCGGCCGCCGCCCGCGCCGCCGAGCGAGCCGGCTTCTCCACGTTCTACGTGCCGGAGCACACGCACATCCCCGTCCGTCGGGAGGCCGCACACCCCGGCACGGGGGACGCCTCGCTCCCCGACGACCGCTACGCCCGCACGCTCGACCCCTGGGTGGCGCTGGCGAGCGCCGCCACCGTGACCTCCACCATCCGGCTCGCCACCGCGGTCGCCCTGCCGGTCGAGCACGACCCGATCACGCTCGCCAAGACCGTCGCCACCCTCGACCACCTCTCCGGGGGACGGGTGACGCTGGGCGCCGGCTTCGGGTGGAACACCGACGAGCTCGCCGACCACGGGGTCCCCGCTCCGCGCCGGCGGACGGTCCTGCGCGAGTACGTCGAGGCCATGCGCGCGCTCTGGACCCAGGACGAGGCGTCCTACGACGGCGAGTTCGTCTCCTTCGGCGCCTCCTGGGCCTTCCCCAAGCCCGTGCAGGCGTACGTCCCGGTCGTGGTCGGCGCCGACGCCGGCCCGAAGACCTTCGCCTGGATCGCCCGGTCGGCCGACGGCTGGATGACCACGCCGCGCCAGCAGGACGTCGAGGGACAGGCCGGGCGGCTGCGGGACGCGTGGGGCGCGGCGGGGCGCGGCGGGGCGCCCGAGATCCACGTGCTCGCCACCAGCCGGCCGGACCCCGCGCGGCTGGCGGCGTGGGACGCGGCGGGCGTCACCCACGCGATCTGGGGCCTGCCCGACCGCTCCGAGGACGAGGTCGTGGCCTCCCTGGCGCGGCAGGGCGAGCGGCTCGGGCTGGTCCCGCGCGACTGA
- a CDS encoding response regulator transcription factor, producing the protein MSDGDAPASAGGPTGTTGEEDVRPPVRVLVVDDHEVLSGSLALVVGAEADMEAVGVARDLAEARRQVVEHQPDVILLDRRLPDGDGIEAIGELRTLSPASKVVVLTASDTDQVLVQAIEAGASGFLSKSRGLGEVIGAVRAAAAGEAVISGEMLSRLLPKLTRSSGPTVELTPREQDVLELLAEGKSNAAIAADLFVSVHTVRNHVANLSAKLGAHSKLEALSIAVRRGLLPDA; encoded by the coding sequence ATGTCCGACGGAGACGCTCCCGCGAGCGCGGGCGGACCCACCGGGACCACCGGCGAGGAGGACGTCCGGCCGCCGGTGCGCGTCCTGGTCGTCGACGACCACGAGGTGCTCAGCGGCAGCCTCGCACTGGTCGTGGGCGCCGAGGCCGACATGGAGGCGGTCGGGGTGGCGCGCGACCTGGCCGAGGCGCGCCGTCAGGTGGTCGAGCACCAGCCCGACGTCATCCTGCTCGACCGGCGCCTGCCCGACGGGGACGGCATCGAGGCCATCGGTGAGCTGCGCACCCTGAGCCCGGCCAGCAAGGTCGTCGTCCTCACCGCCAGCGACACCGACCAGGTCCTGGTGCAGGCGATCGAGGCCGGCGCGTCCGGCTTCCTGTCGAAGAGCAGGGGCCTGGGCGAGGTCATCGGAGCCGTCCGGGCCGCGGCCGCCGGCGAGGCCGTCATCTCCGGCGAGATGCTCTCGCGCCTGCTGCCCAAGCTGACCCGCAGCTCGGGGCCCACGGTGGAGCTGACGCCGCGGGAGCAGGACGTGCTCGAGCTCCTGGCTGAGGGCAAGTCCAACGCCGCCATCGCCGCCGACCTCTTCGTCAGCGTGCACACCGTGCGCAACCACGTCGCGAACCTCTCCGCCAAGCTCGGAGCCCACAGCAAGCTGGAGGCGCTCTCCATCGCGGTGCGCCGCGGCCTGCTCCCCGACGCCTGA
- a CDS encoding response regulator transcription factor translates to MNASRAVRVVIADDHATVLSAVVNVVEGEPGFEVVGSVGTGHEAVEVAREQRADLVLIDVQMPSGGAVAAAALTRLRPAPVVVAISGQTAASTLEDLLLAGVTGFVTKGHAGTDLVEVLERCARGEVVLASPAAASALASLVARAGRPSPT, encoded by the coding sequence ATGAACGCCAGTCGCGCGGTCCGCGTGGTGATCGCCGACGACCACGCGACCGTCCTGTCCGCCGTCGTCAACGTGGTCGAGGGTGAGCCCGGCTTCGAGGTCGTGGGCTCGGTGGGCACCGGCCACGAGGCCGTCGAGGTGGCCCGCGAGCAGCGTGCCGATCTCGTCCTCATCGACGTGCAGATGCCCTCGGGCGGCGCCGTCGCCGCGGCGGCGCTCACGCGCCTGCGCCCGGCGCCGGTCGTGGTGGCGATCTCCGGGCAGACGGCGGCGTCGACCCTGGAGGACCTGCTCCTGGCCGGGGTCACCGGGTTCGTGACCAAGGGGCACGCCGGGACCGACCTGGTCGAGGTGCTCGAGCGCTGCGCCCGCGGCGAGGTCGTGCTGGCCTCCCCGGCTGCGGCCTCCGCCCTGGCCTCGCTCGTGGCGCGCGCGGGACGTCCGTCGCCCACCTGA
- a CDS encoding PAS domain S-box protein: METYPDAPAAWLRATPSIVYAFDAHGTCTMSEGPGLAQLGLRSGEMVGLDLFEVYADDQDFLVSMGRVLGGETFVFSREINGRVLETFLQPLASRDGGRAGALGVVSDLTDQRRLETEAQEHERRLRSLVELDAALARDVVDLPALLDTAVKTATSGTASSGSVWLLDPDGDRMRLAAFATARTATDEELRPPPGQATPEQLAIDRRLAEGIDRALLLDLDDTAARELYGDPFLVSWLRETGVHSALRVPLRARGALLGALDLVRRDGTPSFHDKDTDFAVDVAERVAMALDNALLLQSQREALEEQVKFKALADATSDLIAMTDTEAVATYVNARVADVGEEWVGRSMHDIFGSSIVEDVAAEVESSLAARGRWRGDLTLRDAASSTVARTEAFHIFHPESQEPLGTVWVAQDVTELRSAEQALRAANVELLRFKVLVDACPEFIAIAALDGTVLYVNPPGRAMVGMSPDVDVTTTRIADFLTEEGLERSLQIEQPAVIAHGSWEGESTLRDMRGGPAIPVQIASFLIRDPETGEPFALATVQRDLSDRVAAEEALRDLAEQRRHLLTRLVDAQDAERAHIAAEVHDDSVQSLAAVDLRLGLLARRIAAGAPHLLEYVDPLRATVTEATDRLRTLLFDLTPVDLDHGLATALRETAREIFDDSITEVDVVTEPAVDVPGSIPVPTLRVAHRIAREALINARKHARADRVRVSVRGRDGGIEVRVLDDGIGIPLDRASAAAGHLGLSTMQDRAQIAGGTWSAGRRAEGGTEVLLWLPGEPDPSPPPAR, translated from the coding sequence GTGGAGACCTACCCGGACGCTCCCGCGGCGTGGCTGCGCGCGACGCCCTCGATCGTCTACGCCTTCGACGCCCACGGCACCTGCACCATGTCCGAGGGGCCGGGCCTGGCCCAGCTCGGGCTGCGCTCGGGCGAGATGGTCGGGCTGGACCTCTTCGAGGTGTACGCCGACGACCAGGACTTCCTCGTCAGCATGGGGCGGGTGCTCGGGGGCGAGACCTTCGTCTTCTCCCGCGAGATCAACGGCCGGGTGCTCGAGACGTTCCTGCAGCCCCTGGCCTCGCGTGACGGTGGCCGGGCCGGCGCGCTCGGCGTCGTCAGCGACCTGACCGACCAGCGGCGCCTGGAGACCGAGGCACAGGAGCACGAGCGTCGGCTCCGGTCCCTCGTGGAGCTCGACGCGGCACTCGCCCGCGACGTCGTCGACCTGCCGGCCCTGCTCGACACCGCGGTGAAGACAGCCACCTCGGGCACCGCGTCGTCGGGGTCGGTGTGGTTGCTGGACCCCGACGGGGACCGGATGCGGCTGGCGGCCTTCGCCACCGCCCGCACCGCCACCGACGAGGAGCTGCGACCGCCCCCGGGACAGGCCACTCCCGAGCAGCTCGCGATCGACCGGCGCCTGGCCGAGGGCATCGACCGCGCGCTCCTCCTCGACCTCGACGACACCGCCGCTCGCGAGCTGTACGGCGACCCCTTCCTCGTGTCGTGGCTGCGCGAGACCGGGGTGCACTCGGCGCTGCGGGTGCCGCTGCGGGCGCGCGGTGCGCTCCTGGGCGCCCTCGACCTCGTCCGCCGGGACGGGACGCCGTCGTTCCACGACAAGGACACCGACTTCGCCGTCGACGTGGCCGAGCGCGTCGCGATGGCGCTCGACAACGCCCTGCTGCTGCAGTCCCAGCGGGAGGCGCTCGAGGAGCAGGTGAAGTTCAAGGCCCTGGCCGACGCCACCAGCGACCTGATCGCGATGACCGACACCGAGGCGGTGGCGACCTACGTCAACGCGCGCGTCGCCGACGTCGGCGAGGAGTGGGTCGGGCGCAGCATGCACGACATCTTCGGCTCCTCCATCGTCGAGGACGTCGCCGCCGAGGTGGAGAGCAGCCTCGCCGCCCGAGGGCGCTGGCGGGGCGACCTCACGTTGCGCGACGCCGCGAGCTCCACCGTGGCCCGCACCGAGGCCTTCCACATCTTCCACCCGGAGTCGCAGGAGCCCCTGGGCACGGTGTGGGTCGCCCAGGACGTCACCGAGCTGCGCTCGGCCGAGCAGGCCCTGCGCGCCGCCAACGTCGAGCTGCTGCGCTTCAAGGTCCTGGTCGACGCCTGTCCCGAGTTCATCGCGATCGCCGCCCTCGACGGCACCGTGCTCTACGTCAACCCGCCCGGTCGCGCCATGGTCGGCATGTCCCCCGACGTCGACGTGACGACGACCCGCATCGCGGACTTCCTGACCGAGGAGGGGCTGGAGCGGTCGCTGCAGATCGAGCAGCCGGCGGTCATCGCCCACGGGTCGTGGGAGGGCGAGTCGACGCTCCGTGACATGCGGGGCGGTCCGGCGATCCCGGTGCAGATCGCCAGCTTCCTCATCCGTGACCCCGAGACCGGGGAGCCCTTCGCGCTGGCCACCGTCCAGCGCGACCTCTCCGACCGCGTCGCGGCCGAGGAGGCGCTGCGCGACCTCGCCGAGCAGCGACGGCACCTGCTCACCCGCCTCGTCGACGCCCAGGACGCGGAGCGGGCGCACATCGCGGCCGAGGTGCACGACGACTCGGTGCAGTCGCTGGCGGCGGTCGACCTGCGTCTCGGCCTGCTCGCACGCCGCATCGCGGCCGGCGCCCCCCACCTCCTGGAGTACGTCGACCCGCTGCGGGCCACCGTCACCGAGGCAACCGACCGGCTCCGCACGCTGCTGTTCGACCTGACCCCGGTGGACCTCGACCACGGCCTGGCGACCGCGCTGCGGGAGACGGCGCGCGAGATCTTCGACGACAGCATCACCGAGGTCGACGTGGTGACCGAGCCCGCGGTCGACGTCCCGGGCAGCATCCCCGTGCCGACCCTCCGGGTGGCGCACCGGATCGCCCGCGAGGCCCTCATCAACGCCCGCAAGCACGCGCGGGCGGACCGGGTCAGGGTGAGCGTGCGGGGACGCGACGGCGGGATCGAGGTGCGCGTGCTCGACGACGGCATCGGCATCCCGCTCGACCGGGCATCGGCGGCGGCCGGTCATCTCGGGCTGTCGACCATGCAGGACCGGGCCCAGATCGCGGGCGGGACGTGGTCGGCCGGGCGGCGGGCCGAGGGCGGCACCGAGGTGCTGCTCTGGCTGCCCGGGGAGCCCGACCCGAGTCCGCCGCCAGCTCGGTAG
- a CDS encoding flavin reductase family protein, producing MTATLTPDGEGAPELDPHELRDAFAAFPSGVVAVAAVVDGAEVGIAASSFTSISLTPALVAFSVANSSSTWPVLRRADHLGLSVLASHQDRVCRQLAGPAAERFAGLEARVSERGAVTLPDAVASFHCSVEREIEAGDHTMVLLRLHGVEDGDSASPLVFHRSGFERLDTPLRRAG from the coding sequence ATGACCGCGACGCTCACGCCCGACGGCGAGGGCGCACCCGAGCTGGACCCGCACGAGCTGCGGGACGCCTTCGCCGCGTTCCCCAGCGGCGTGGTCGCCGTCGCGGCCGTGGTGGACGGTGCCGAGGTCGGCATCGCCGCCAGCTCGTTCACCTCGATCAGCCTGACGCCGGCGCTCGTGGCGTTCTCGGTGGCGAACTCCTCCTCCACGTGGCCCGTGCTGCGTCGGGCCGACCACCTCGGCCTGTCGGTGCTGGCCAGCCACCAGGACCGGGTCTGCCGCCAGCTCGCCGGCCCGGCCGCGGAGCGGTTCGCCGGTCTCGAGGCGCGGGTGAGCGAGCGGGGGGCCGTGACGCTGCCCGACGCCGTGGCGTCGTTCCACTGCAGCGTGGAGCGCGAGATCGAGGCCGGCGACCACACGATGGTGCTGCTGCGGCTCCACGGCGTCGAGGACGGCGACAGCGCCTCACCGCTGGTGTTCCACCGCAGCGGGTTCGAACGTCTCGACACCCCCCTGCGCCGCGCGGGCTGA
- a CDS encoding LLM class flavin-dependent oxidoreductase — MSLTFHWFLPTNGGDGRHVVSGGHGVDAGSGGRPASVPYLGQVARSAEQLGFEAALTPTGAWCEDAWLATAMLAPVSERLKFLVAFRPGLTSPTLAAQMAATFQNMTGGRLLLNVVTGGESHEQRGYGDFLDKDGRYARCDEFLTVVRELWTGEKVTFEGEHVHVEGAQLQQLPSPTPEIYFGGSSPAAGTVAAKHSDVYLTWGEPPEAVAAKIAWIRELAEKEGREVRFGIRMHTITRDTSEEAWHEAGRLLEGIDDETIAKVQAGLRKSESEGQRRMLDLNRGSKDDLEIYPNVWAGVGLVRGGAGTALVGSFDEVADRIEEYHALGIDEFVLSGYPHLEGAYWFGEGVLPVLEKRGLWKHPAPSTYAASVPFGAAAS; from the coding sequence ATGTCCCTCACCTTCCACTGGTTCCTGCCCACCAACGGCGGCGACGGCCGTCACGTCGTGAGCGGCGGGCACGGTGTCGACGCCGGCTCCGGCGGGCGTCCGGCCTCGGTGCCGTACCTCGGCCAGGTCGCGCGCAGCGCCGAGCAGCTCGGCTTCGAGGCCGCCCTCACGCCCACCGGCGCGTGGTGCGAGGACGCGTGGCTGGCGACCGCGATGCTGGCGCCGGTCTCCGAGCGCCTGAAGTTCCTGGTCGCCTTCCGGCCGGGCCTCACCTCGCCCACCCTCGCGGCCCAGATGGCCGCCACCTTCCAGAACATGACCGGGGGCCGGCTGCTGCTCAACGTCGTCACCGGCGGCGAGAGCCACGAGCAGCGTGGCTACGGCGACTTCCTCGACAAGGACGGGCGCTACGCCCGCTGCGACGAGTTCCTCACCGTCGTGCGCGAGCTGTGGACGGGGGAGAAGGTCACCTTCGAGGGCGAGCACGTGCACGTCGAGGGCGCGCAGCTCCAGCAGCTGCCGAGCCCGACGCCCGAGATCTACTTCGGCGGGTCGTCACCGGCGGCCGGCACGGTCGCGGCGAAGCACAGCGACGTCTACCTCACGTGGGGCGAGCCGCCGGAGGCGGTCGCGGCGAAGATCGCCTGGATCCGGGAGCTGGCCGAGAAGGAGGGGCGCGAGGTCCGCTTCGGCATCCGCATGCACACCATCACCCGCGACACCTCCGAGGAGGCGTGGCACGAGGCCGGTCGCCTGCTCGAGGGCATCGACGACGAGACGATCGCGAAGGTCCAGGCAGGGCTGCGCAAGAGCGAGTCCGAGGGCCAGCGACGCATGCTCGACCTCAACCGCGGCAGCAAGGACGACCTCGAGATCTACCCCAACGTCTGGGCCGGGGTCGGCCTGGTCCGCGGCGGCGCCGGCACCGCGCTGGTCGGCAGCTTCGACGAGGTCGCCGACCGCATCGAGGAGTACCACGCGCTCGGCATCGACGAGTTCGTGCTCTCCGGCTACCCCCACCTCGAGGGTGCCTACTGGTTCGGCGAGGGTGTGCTCCCGGTGCTGGAGAAGCGCGGGCTGTGGAAGCACCCGGCCCCCAGCACGTACGCCGCCTCCGTCCCGTTCGGTGCGGCCGCCTCATGA
- a CDS encoding LysR family transcriptional regulator has translation MRIEQLEYIAAVTEHGSLRRAGERLHVSQPALSEAVAKLERELGVTLLDRRRSGARISRRGADLLQPMIDVLDAVERLKAAARTESPASRLVRLGTVSTATSTLLVPAVLACREAHPEVTVELVNAQQARISEGIAEGRLDLGLVNLFEGDDAPHDTTATELLRGTPVAVLPRDHPLCSRDAVSVDDLRSADLVGMRPGYLMHRFTQRLFGGEPPRVSAVTDGAEMGKLMVAEGLGVTLLPDFSVVQDPLFRAGLITARPLAGAATRVSLVALRRVGDSSAATQRLLEALLAGASTYRSPVATTAGVRSVSSASPVAPVAATGS, from the coding sequence GTGAGGATCGAGCAGCTGGAGTACATCGCCGCGGTGACCGAGCACGGATCGCTGCGGCGCGCCGGTGAGCGGCTGCACGTCTCGCAGCCCGCGCTGAGCGAGGCCGTGGCCAAGCTGGAGCGCGAGCTGGGCGTCACCCTGCTCGACCGGCGCCGCTCGGGCGCACGCATCAGCCGACGCGGCGCCGACCTGCTGCAGCCGATGATCGACGTGCTCGACGCCGTGGAGCGCCTCAAGGCCGCCGCCCGCACTGAGTCGCCGGCCTCGCGCCTCGTGCGTCTCGGCACCGTCAGCACCGCGACGTCCACCCTGCTGGTGCCGGCCGTGCTCGCCTGCCGCGAGGCCCATCCCGAGGTCACGGTCGAGCTGGTCAACGCCCAGCAGGCGCGGATCTCCGAAGGAATCGCCGAGGGACGCCTGGACCTGGGCCTCGTGAACCTCTTCGAGGGCGACGACGCGCCGCACGACACCACGGCCACCGAGCTGCTGCGGGGCACACCCGTGGCCGTGCTGCCGCGCGACCACCCGCTGTGCAGCCGCGACGCCGTCTCGGTCGACGACCTGCGCTCGGCCGACCTGGTGGGCATGCGCCCGGGCTACCTGATGCACCGCTTCACCCAGCGCCTCTTCGGCGGCGAGCCGCCCCGGGTCTCGGCGGTCACCGACGGCGCGGAGATGGGCAAGCTCATGGTGGCCGAGGGACTGGGCGTGACCCTGCTCCCTGACTTCAGCGTGGTGCAGGACCCGCTGTTCCGCGCCGGGCTCATCACCGCCCGTCCGCTCGCCGGCGCTGCCACCCGCGTCTCCCTGGTGGCGCTGCGGCGGGTCGGGGACTCCTCGGCCGCCACGCAGCGTCTCCTCGAGGCCCTGCTGGCCGGCGCCAGCACCTACCGGTCGCCGGTCGCCACCACCGCCGGCGTCCGCTCGGTCTCGTCCGCCTCGCCGGTCGCGCCCGTCGCCGCCACCGGCAGCTGA